In the genome of Opitutia bacterium KCR 482, one region contains:
- a CDS encoding rhomboid family intramembrane serine protease — protein sequence MSIYERDYMNGNRRRAGSGFALSPVKIFILLNVACFLAEAFAERAYGSASVSEWFALSPEALAHGRVWTLLTYSFLHADILHIFCNMLGLYFIGTFLEKAVGARKFAALYLTGAIAGGALWAALAEIQGAPEALVGASASVMAVFAGFCVLYPPVPITFLLFFVLPISMRPMTMLKIAAGFEVLGLIYSLAGGNPIVAYSAHLGGLASGLAFVALMRRGKLSFIDSLSMPRFSKRANPLDRGGRASDYNFRVNVSDPRDLSAEVDRILDKINTDGFASLTDAERETLRRARDNLK from the coding sequence ATGTCCATTTACGAAAGAGACTACATGAACGGAAACCGCCGCCGCGCGGGGTCGGGCTTTGCGCTTTCGCCCGTCAAGATTTTCATTTTGCTGAACGTTGCATGCTTCCTTGCCGAGGCCTTCGCCGAGCGCGCCTACGGAAGCGCGTCGGTGTCGGAGTGGTTCGCGCTGTCGCCGGAGGCTCTGGCGCACGGTCGCGTCTGGACGCTGCTGACGTACTCGTTTCTGCACGCCGACATTCTCCACATATTCTGCAACATGCTGGGGCTGTATTTTATAGGGACGTTTCTCGAAAAGGCGGTCGGGGCGCGGAAATTCGCCGCGCTGTACTTGACGGGCGCGATTGCGGGCGGCGCGTTGTGGGCGGCTCTCGCCGAAATTCAGGGTGCGCCCGAGGCTCTCGTGGGCGCGAGCGCGTCGGTGATGGCGGTGTTCGCTGGCTTCTGCGTGCTGTATCCGCCCGTGCCGATTACGTTTTTGCTTTTCTTCGTCCTGCCGATTTCGATGAGACCCATGACGATGCTTAAAATCGCCGCGGGCTTCGAGGTGCTCGGGCTTATCTATTCGCTCGCGGGCGGAAACCCGATTGTGGCGTATTCGGCGCACTTGGGCGGGCTTGCGTCGGGCTTGGCGTTCGTCGCGCTTATGCGGCGCGGCAAACTTTCTTTCATCGACAGTTTGTCGATGCCGAGATTTTCGAAACGCGCCAATCCGCTGGACAGGGGAGGGCGTGCCTCCGACTACAATTTCAGGGTGAACGTCTCCGACCCGCGCGACTTGTCGGCTGAGGTTGACCGAATTTTGGACAAGATAAACACCGACGGCTTTGCGTCGCTTACCGACGCCGAGCGCGAAACCCTGCGCCGCGCCCGCGACAACCTGAAATAG
- a CDS encoding carboxy terminal-processing peptidase translates to MKNITKFILLLALSLASVFAATPSAPSDSRARKRTPVSLQTTTKMRNETRYVVFLLERGHYLKMPVGELDVREFVREYMQNVDFFKLFFTSEDVQYFQDLFAPAIEIMLSQGTLLPAFTIYDRFLERADARMQWIRERMKKPFDLDSDKTFRPDRSKEDWPSDMKAADALWEKRLVYDIVNQMLGYSDELDGESEEASDSKKGETSEPAEKSGGAEKAASETSSESAGAAKPAETPQAEVAELEAEKQSAPKTFEEKLAKAKEEVLKRYERLVENYAKADAMEIQEIYLNTLARLYDPHTAFLSEYYLEEFDISVRNSLVGIGAMLQDKDGYCTLAELMPGGPAEECKQLHTGDKILGVGQEVGEIVDVIGMKLRKTVRLIRGKENTKVRLLIEPASNPSARKVVTLVRREIKLTTKLAKAAVYTIPVGDKTVPVGVIDLPAFYGESGGTDGSKGFSTSKDVEELLVKLKKMGVKGVVLDLRRNGGGFLNEAVDLAGLFIKTGPVVQVRDAAGRTNRLRDENPKLVWDGPLVIMVSRLSASATEIVAGALQNHKRAIVVGDKSTHGKGTVQAVYHLENFDPQQKSAAKITVQKWYAPNGDSIQIKGVHSDIVLPSVYDYMEIGEEYKDYAMKWDAITPDSIEEVWGYGFKETLADALMAKLTEQSLARRNSLDEFKIWNERINWVKERQKKKDWSLNYAVREKELKADEDFNESLKKRQRKFTEADYPKTEVLLDSAKENGGDKKVSADKKKRKSKNDALEASEDDEDAPDFDVQLHEALRIMGDWIDLVDHPDKLKAYADAGKKADAANSDNTEKEAVDSEAAKPAAGESAPAPAPKSDAAQSSAPQN, encoded by the coding sequence ATGAAAAACATAACGAAATTTATATTGTTGCTTGCCCTGTCGCTCGCGTCGGTTTTCGCCGCGACGCCGTCCGCGCCCTCCGATTCGCGCGCCCGCAAACGCACGCCCGTTTCGCTCCAAACAACGACGAAAATGCGCAACGAAACGCGCTATGTCGTATTTCTGCTGGAACGCGGACACTATCTTAAAATGCCCGTAGGCGAGCTTGACGTGCGCGAGTTCGTGCGCGAATACATGCAGAATGTCGATTTCTTCAAGCTGTTTTTCACCTCGGAGGACGTGCAGTATTTTCAGGACTTGTTCGCGCCCGCGATAGAGATAATGCTCTCGCAGGGAACGCTGCTTCCCGCATTCACGATTTACGACAGATTTCTTGAACGCGCCGACGCCCGCATGCAGTGGATTCGCGAGCGCATGAAAAAGCCCTTCGACCTCGACTCAGACAAAACTTTCCGTCCCGACAGAAGCAAGGAGGACTGGCCGTCCGACATGAAGGCGGCCGACGCCCTTTGGGAAAAACGCCTCGTCTACGACATCGTAAACCAAATGCTTGGCTATTCCGACGAGCTTGACGGGGAGTCGGAGGAGGCGTCCGATTCGAAAAAGGGAGAAACTTCCGAGCCCGCCGAAAAATCGGGCGGCGCGGAGAAAGCGGCGTCGGAAACGTCTTCCGAAAGCGCGGGCGCGGCGAAACCCGCGGAGACTCCGCAGGCGGAAGTCGCCGAGCTTGAGGCCGAAAAGCAGTCCGCGCCCAAGACTTTCGAGGAAAAGCTCGCCAAGGCAAAGGAGGAGGTTCTCAAACGCTACGAGCGTCTTGTGGAAAACTACGCCAAGGCGGACGCCATGGAAATTCAGGAAATCTACCTCAACACCCTCGCGCGGCTTTACGATCCCCACACGGCTTTCCTTTCCGAATACTATCTGGAAGAATTCGACATCTCCGTGCGCAACTCGCTCGTCGGGATAGGCGCAATGCTCCAAGACAAGGACGGCTACTGCACGCTCGCCGAACTCATGCCCGGCGGTCCGGCCGAAGAGTGCAAGCAGCTCCACACGGGCGACAAAATTTTGGGCGTTGGACAGGAGGTCGGCGAGATTGTTGACGTCATCGGCATGAAGCTCCGCAAGACCGTGCGGCTCATCAGGGGCAAGGAGAATACGAAAGTGCGCCTGCTTATAGAGCCTGCTTCGAATCCGTCGGCGCGGAAGGTGGTAACGCTTGTCCGCAGGGAAATCAAGCTCACTACAAAGCTCGCAAAGGCGGCCGTCTACACAATTCCCGTAGGCGACAAAACCGTGCCCGTGGGCGTGATAGACCTGCCCGCATTCTACGGAGAAAGCGGCGGCACGGACGGCTCAAAGGGTTTCAGCACATCGAAAGACGTCGAGGAGCTGCTCGTAAAACTCAAAAAAATGGGCGTCAAGGGCGTCGTGCTCGACCTCCGCAGAAACGGCGGCGGCTTCCTCAACGAGGCTGTCGACTTGGCGGGGCTTTTCATCAAGACGGGGCCGGTCGTTCAGGTTCGCGACGCCGCGGGCAGAACGAACCGCCTGCGCGACGAAAACCCGAAGCTCGTTTGGGACGGTCCGCTTGTCATCATGGTGAGCCGCCTTTCGGCGTCGGCTACCGAAATCGTCGCGGGCGCGCTCCAAAACCACAAGCGCGCGATTGTCGTGGGCGACAAATCAACGCACGGCAAGGGAACCGTTCAGGCGGTCTACCACCTCGAAAATTTCGATCCCCAGCAGAAGAGCGCGGCTAAAATCACGGTGCAGAAATGGTACGCGCCCAACGGAGATTCAATACAAATCAAGGGCGTGCACTCCGACATCGTGCTTCCGTCGGTCTACGACTACATGGAAATCGGCGAGGAGTACAAAGACTACGCCATGAAGTGGGACGCCATCACGCCAGACTCAATCGAGGAAGTCTGGGGCTACGGCTTCAAGGAGACGCTCGCCGACGCGCTCATGGCGAAGCTTACGGAGCAGTCGCTTGCGCGGCGCAACAGCCTCGACGAATTCAAAATCTGGAACGAGCGCATAAACTGGGTCAAGGAACGCCAGAAGAAAAAGGATTGGAGCTTGAACTACGCCGTGCGCGAGAAAGAGCTTAAAGCCGACGAGGACTTCAACGAATCCCTCAAAAAACGCCAGCGCAAATTCACAGAAGCCGACTACCCCAAGACCGAGGTTCTGCTCGACTCCGCAAAGGAAAACGGCGGCGACAAAAAAGTTTCCGCCGACAAGAAAAAGCGCAAATCCAAAAACGACGCACTTGAAGCGTCGGAGGACGACGAGGACGCGCCCGATTTCGACGTGCAGCTCCACGAAGCCCTGCGCATCATGGGCGACTGGATTGACCTTGTCGACCACCCCGACAAGCTGAAAGCCTACGCCGACGCCGGGAAAAAGGCGGACGCCGCGAACTCCGACAACACCGAAAAAGAGGCTGTGGATTCCGAAGCGGCAAAGCCCGCGGCGGGCGAATCGGCTCCCGCTCCCGCTCCAAAATCCGACGCCGCGCAAAGCTCCGCGCCGCAAAATTAA
- a CDS encoding tRNA threonylcarbamoyladenosine dehydratase, whose protein sequence is MISPEFSRSAILYGGDAQKKMESATVAVCGVGAVGSFALEALARIGVGSFVLVDADTVDVSNINRQLCALHSTIGKSKTAVMRERVRDINPNARLEIVDRFIDESNCAEFVGLCPDVIVDAIDSLAPKAALAAAALSAGVPIVSSMGAARKTDPLKVAVAELFKTHSCPMAARMRKELRARGFKKGQPCVFSTEIPEPASHVKSGAADAKKIIGSTPIVTGTFGLVLANLALAQILNSKR, encoded by the coding sequence ATGATTTCCCCCGAATTTTCGCGAAGCGCAATTTTGTACGGCGGCGACGCCCAGAAAAAAATGGAGTCGGCGACGGTCGCCGTCTGCGGCGTCGGCGCGGTCGGGTCGTTCGCGCTCGAAGCGCTTGCGCGGATAGGCGTGGGCTCTTTCGTTCTGGTCGACGCCGATACGGTGGACGTGTCGAACATCAACAGGCAGCTTTGCGCCCTCCACTCGACGATAGGCAAAAGCAAGACTGCGGTCATGCGCGAGCGCGTGCGCGATATCAACCCGAACGCCCGCTTGGAAATTGTGGACAGGTTTATAGACGAGTCCAACTGCGCCGAATTTGTGGGGCTTTGCCCCGACGTGATTGTCGACGCAATAGACTCTCTTGCGCCGAAAGCCGCCCTTGCCGCCGCCGCTCTCTCTGCGGGAGTCCCGATTGTTTCGAGCATGGGGGCGGCCCGCAAAACCGACCCGCTCAAAGTCGCCGTCGCAGAGCTTTTCAAAACGCATTCGTGCCCGATGGCGGCGAGAATGCGCAAGGAGCTTCGGGCGCGCGGATTCAAAAAAGGACAGCCCTGCGTGTTTTCGACCGAAATTCCCGAACCCGCCTCGCACGTCAAAAGCGGCGCGGCGGACGCGAAAAAAATAATTGGGAGCACGCCCATTGTAACGGGGACGTTCGGGCTTGTGCTGGCAAACCTCGCCCTTGCGCAAATTTTAAATTCAAAACGCTGA
- a CDS encoding UvrD-helicase domain-containing protein gives MKERPEIFKNERVSASAGSGKTYALTNRFIALAANAKDPETGLPDPSRITALTFTRKSAGEFLGKILTRLAEAAEDDKAADALSDEVEKLTRGTKSGGGFLTRQDALALLRQCLTNLDKLRLSTIDSFFSSILKCFSNELSIFSEIKIDDEISHKSAAEKIVGEILREKSSDRKTFAEFSEIVKRASFGVEEKSMREILLEKVFAAHGKILETPNLSLWGNAHEILGHDPQKWDAAAYDSDRAALRDALAAAKLDGKFAGVEKFFADSNNNILADAKTLEQRLAEMYATGGLNAAFTVKIGRGETEVPAEVAAPLKRLFTRLLDAHVLRSCDAAKAVGTIAKMYEERYDATMRRRGRLAFDDIPLLLESGSDIVGTLAEYRLDAKFDHWLFDEFQDTSETQWNFFKNIIDNVVYESDGQKTFYYVGDVKQSLYSFRGGNRKLFDAVKRRYNADAERVFDGEPLATSWRSGANVIRAVNSFFADPSELAQCFSPAAAAEFSSIYIPHVSAESTGGKKPKPSLAKLVLTEYFGKDSAADFDARCEAVFEIVKNSNPAKTGKTCAILVRKNDTVDAFVKALRGKIADAGLDIEVSCEFEQTVARNNAVVPAFLQTLKLAAHPSDTAAAEYLKMTPFADAVNAPDFRKNALEKIAAERFADFAEQYAEAVAEKVGESRDARENLARLVDACREFDASESRGIDNCILFLSGKTFRLSSAETAVQVMTIHKSKGLGFGSVILPDLHTAKKRPPSGLKYIARRSGENTEQFTISYLPQKIVCSLCPSLSESLKIDSENDDFDAICNLYVALTRAEDALYVVMSKHKDAKSKDFGIKNLVLNSFIPALRDPAASDEEKAAAYEKAAAAGGVSIGDDRWFEHVQTPEPASPVKPIDAVQPADAANTFPKLTPSSERGASRAMSADAIRHGKAVHATFEKIKTLDSGIPAAVRRAAELAGTASDLRAAAEVERALANPQIAELFAESERRKIYNEFPFDALLGGKLASGVIDKLIVETDADGNPVSAIVADFKAGAFCGDSRKRQLEIYRAAVAKLFGLDESAIETKIVSYASAAIIDVK, from the coding sequence ATGAAAGAACGACCCGAAATTTTCAAAAACGAACGCGTCTCCGCCTCGGCGGGTTCGGGAAAAACCTACGCGCTCACAAACAGGTTCATAGCCCTTGCCGCCAACGCAAAAGACCCCGAAACGGGGCTTCCCGACCCGTCGCGAATCACCGCGCTCACGTTCACGCGCAAGTCGGCGGGCGAGTTTCTCGGAAAAATCCTCACGCGCCTTGCGGAAGCCGCGGAGGACGACAAGGCGGCGGACGCGCTGTCCGACGAAGTGGAAAAACTCACGCGCGGCACGAAGTCGGGCGGCGGCTTCCTCACGCGCCAAGACGCGCTCGCGCTGCTCCGCCAGTGCCTGACAAACCTCGACAAGCTCAGGCTCTCGACGATAGACTCTTTCTTCTCGTCGATTCTGAAATGCTTTTCAAACGAGCTTTCGATTTTCTCGGAAATCAAAATAGACGACGAAATTTCGCACAAAAGCGCGGCCGAAAAAATCGTCGGCGAAATCCTGCGCGAAAAATCGTCCGACAGAAAAACCTTCGCCGAATTTTCCGAAATCGTCAAACGCGCATCGTTCGGCGTGGAGGAGAAATCCATGCGCGAAATACTCCTCGAAAAGGTGTTCGCCGCCCACGGCAAAATTCTCGAAACGCCGAACCTCTCGCTTTGGGGAAATGCGCACGAAATACTCGGACACGATCCGCAAAAGTGGGACGCCGCCGCATACGATAGCGACCGCGCCGCCCTACGCGATGCCCTCGCCGCCGCAAAGCTCGACGGCAAATTCGCGGGAGTCGAAAAATTCTTCGCCGACTCAAACAACAATATCTTGGCCGACGCAAAAACGCTCGAACAGCGGCTCGCCGAAATGTACGCGACTGGCGGGCTGAACGCGGCGTTTACGGTAAAAATCGGCAGGGGCGAAACGGAAGTTCCGGCCGAAGTCGCCGCCCCGCTCAAACGCCTTTTTACGCGCCTGCTCGACGCCCACGTTTTGCGCTCGTGCGACGCCGCAAAGGCGGTCGGAACAATCGCGAAAATGTACGAGGAACGCTACGACGCGACAATGCGCAGGCGCGGCAGACTCGCGTTCGACGACATTCCCCTGCTGCTCGAATCGGGTTCGGACATCGTCGGAACGCTCGCCGAATACAGGCTCGACGCAAAGTTCGACCACTGGCTTTTCGACGAATTTCAGGACACCTCCGAAACGCAGTGGAACTTTTTCAAAAACATAATCGACAACGTGGTCTACGAGTCCGACGGGCAAAAAACATTCTACTATGTGGGCGACGTCAAGCAGTCGCTCTACTCGTTCCGCGGCGGAAACAGAAAGCTCTTCGACGCAGTGAAGCGACGGTACAACGCCGACGCCGAACGCGTCTTCGACGGCGAGCCGCTCGCGACTTCGTGGAGGTCGGGCGCGAACGTAATCCGGGCGGTCAATTCGTTTTTCGCCGACCCGTCGGAACTCGCGCAGTGCTTTTCGCCAGCCGCCGCTGCGGAATTTTCTTCAATCTACATTCCGCATGTTTCGGCGGAAAGCACGGGCGGCAAAAAGCCGAAGCCGTCGCTTGCGAAGCTGGTGCTCACCGAATATTTCGGCAAAGACAGCGCCGCCGACTTCGACGCGCGGTGCGAAGCCGTGTTCGAAATCGTCAAAAACTCGAACCCCGCAAAGACGGGCAAAACGTGCGCAATCCTCGTCCGCAAAAACGACACGGTAGACGCGTTCGTCAAGGCGCTGCGCGGGAAAATCGCCGACGCAGGGCTTGACATCGAAGTCTCGTGCGAGTTCGAACAAACCGTCGCCCGCAACAACGCCGTAGTGCCCGCGTTCCTGCAAACGCTGAAACTCGCCGCCCACCCGTCCGACACCGCCGCCGCCGAATACCTGAAAATGACGCCCTTTGCCGACGCCGTGAACGCGCCCGACTTCCGCAAAAACGCGCTCGAAAAAATCGCCGCCGAACGCTTCGCCGACTTCGCCGAACAATACGCCGAAGCCGTCGCCGAAAAAGTCGGCGAAAGCCGCGACGCCCGCGAAAACCTCGCGCGGCTCGTGGACGCCTGCCGCGAGTTCGACGCCTCCGAATCGCGCGGAATAGACAACTGCATACTTTTCCTTTCGGGCAAAACGTTCAGGCTTTCGTCCGCCGAAACGGCAGTGCAGGTGATGACAATCCACAAATCGAAGGGGCTGGGCTTCGGCTCGGTGATTCTGCCCGACCTCCACACGGCAAAAAAACGCCCCCCAAGCGGGCTGAAATACATCGCGCGGCGGTCGGGCGAAAACACCGAACAATTCACGATAAGCTACCTGCCGCAGAAAATCGTCTGCTCGCTCTGCCCGTCGCTTTCCGAGAGCCTGAAAATAGACTCCGAAAACGACGACTTCGACGCAATCTGCAACCTCTACGTCGCGCTCACCCGCGCCGAAGACGCGCTGTACGTCGTCATGTCGAAGCACAAAGACGCAAAGTCAAAGGATTTCGGAATAAAAAACCTCGTTCTGAACTCGTTTATCCCCGCCCTGCGCGACCCCGCGGCGTCGGACGAGGAAAAAGCCGCCGCGTACGAGAAAGCCGCCGCCGCGGGCGGAGTGTCAATCGGCGACGACCGCTGGTTCGAACACGTCCAAACGCCCGAGCCCGCAAGCCCAGTAAAGCCGATTGACGCCGTGCAGCCCGCCGACGCCGCAAACACATTCCCCAAACTCACGCCCTCCTCCGAAAGGGGCGCAAGCCGCGCGATGTCCGCCGACGCAATAAGGCACGGCAAGGCGGTGCACGCCACGTTCGAAAAAATAAAAACGCTCGACAGCGGAATCCCCGCAGCCGTCCGACGCGCGGCGGAGCTCGCGGGAACAGCCTCAGACCTCCGCGCGGCGGCGGAAGTGGAACGCGCTCTCGCAAACCCGCAAATAGCGGAGCTTTTCGCCGAATCGGAACGCAGGAAAATCTACAACGAATTTCCGTTCGACGCGCTTTTGGGCGGGAAACTCGCAAGCGGAGTGATAGACAAGCTGATTGTGGAAACCGACGCCGACGGCAATCCCGTTTCGGCGATTGTCGCCGACTTCAAGGCGGGCGCGTTCTGCGGAGACTCGCGCAAACGTCAGCTTGAAATCTACCGCGCCGCCGTCGCAAAACTCTTCGGCTTGGACGAAAGCGCGATAGAAACGAAAATCGTATCCTACGCAAGCGCGGCTATAATAGACGTAAAATAA